From one Nocardioides yefusunii genomic stretch:
- a CDS encoding DNA polymerase domain-containing protein has product MGKNDEAHVRVGDREVRISSASRVLFEATERTPALTKLEVAQYFADVGDPLFAALRHRPTALERWPSGWRDGMRLATSGSTKDADGFYQKRLPQGAPEWIETATVRFPSGRPADELCPTEPAAAVWAAQMGTLTFHPWPVRRDDVEHPDELRIDLDPQSGTDLRDAARVALVARELLDGFGMQGYVKTSGNRGLHLFVRIRPEWDFVDVRHAAIAFGRALEAADACVTTAWWKEERGERIFVDYNQNARDRTIASAWSVRALPGAPVSTPLEWSEVAGLRDAAQFTVHNARERLAHGDPWKGIDDVAHDLTPLLEAWAEHPVELNYPPEYPKMPGEPPRVQPSRKVAEHWPEERS; this is encoded by the coding sequence ATGGGGAAGAACGACGAGGCACACGTCCGGGTCGGCGACCGCGAGGTCCGCATCTCGTCGGCCAGCAGAGTTCTGTTCGAGGCCACCGAGCGCACTCCGGCGCTGACCAAGCTCGAGGTCGCCCAGTACTTCGCCGACGTGGGGGACCCTCTGTTCGCCGCGTTGCGGCATCGCCCCACAGCTCTGGAGCGCTGGCCTTCGGGGTGGCGCGACGGCATGCGTCTGGCGACCTCGGGCTCCACGAAGGACGCCGACGGCTTCTACCAGAAGCGACTCCCTCAGGGAGCCCCGGAATGGATCGAAACGGCCACGGTGCGGTTCCCCTCGGGGCGTCCGGCCGACGAACTCTGCCCCACTGAACCAGCCGCCGCAGTCTGGGCCGCGCAGATGGGAACCCTCACCTTCCACCCCTGGCCGGTCCGTCGCGACGACGTCGAACACCCCGACGAACTCCGCATCGACCTCGACCCCCAGTCCGGCACCGACCTGCGCGACGCTGCTCGGGTCGCGCTCGTCGCCCGCGAACTCCTCGACGGTTTCGGGATGCAGGGGTACGTCAAGACCAGCGGCAACCGCGGCCTGCACCTCTTCGTCCGGATCCGGCCCGAGTGGGACTTCGTCGACGTGCGTCACGCCGCGATCGCGTTCGGACGTGCGCTGGAGGCCGCCGATGCCTGTGTCACCACCGCGTGGTGGAAGGAAGAGCGCGGTGAACGGATCTTCGTCGACTACAACCAGAACGCCCGCGACCGCACCATTGCCTCGGCCTGGTCGGTGCGCGCGCTGCCGGGCGCACCGGTCTCCACGCCGCTGGAGTGGTCGGAGGTCGCAGGCCTGCGCGACGCCGCGCAGTTCACGGTTCACAACGCCCGCGAACGCCTTGCGCACGGCGACCCGTGGAAGGGGATCGACGACGTCGCCCACGACCTGACTCCGCTGTTGGAGGCCTGGGCGGAGCACCCGGTGGAGCTCAACTACCCGCCCGAGTACCCCAAGATGCCGGGGGAGCCGCCGCGGGTGCAGCCCTCGC